In Burkholderia contaminans, the following proteins share a genomic window:
- a CDS encoding VOC family protein has translation MSTSVKPIPEGMRTLTPHLICAGAAAAIDFYKRAFNASEQFRLAMPDGRLAHACLVIGDSTLMLVDEMPEHGALGPKALKGTPVCLHLYVPDTDAAIAKAVAAGATVTIPAADMFWGDRYGQVEDPFGHRWSLATHQRDLTPEQIAEAMASAPPCGS, from the coding sequence ATGTCCACGTCCGTCAAACCGATCCCGGAAGGGATGCGCACACTGACGCCGCACCTGATCTGCGCCGGCGCAGCAGCGGCCATCGACTTCTACAAGCGCGCGTTCAATGCAAGCGAACAGTTTCGCCTGGCGATGCCCGACGGCCGGCTCGCGCACGCGTGCCTCGTGATTGGCGATTCGACACTGATGCTGGTGGATGAAATGCCCGAGCATGGCGCGCTCGGGCCGAAGGCACTGAAAGGCACGCCGGTCTGCCTGCACCTGTACGTGCCGGACACCGACGCGGCGATTGCGAAGGCGGTCGCGGCCGGCGCGACGGTCACGATCCCGGCTGCCGACATGTTCTGGGGCGATCGCTACGGACAGGTCGAGGATCCGTTCGGCCATCGATGGTCGCTCGCGACGCATCAGCGCGACCTGACGCCCGAGCAGATCGCGGAGGCCATGGCCAGCGCGCCGCCGTGCGGAAGCTGA
- a CDS encoding GGDEF domain-containing protein — protein MQIAPKPADEAARLDTLHSLSILDTPPEERFDRLTRLARRLFDVPIALVSLVDDDRQWFKSHAGLDVTQTSRDVSFCAHALLEGNTMVIQDALNDNRFHDNPLVTGTPGIRFYAGRPLTAPNGAPIGTLCLIDTRPRSLEPDELALLGDLAHMTEREIAALHFATTDELTQLTNRRGFEILARHVLSLCDRLDRHAVLLFFDLNDFKSINDRFGHAEGDRALKAFADTLTGALRDSDVIARLGGDEFVVLLSATDPADVAEPVERVTRALALRNAADARGYDIRFSVGHVDYDPANHRDVADLLASADQRMYEDKQRGKTAGT, from the coding sequence ATGCAAATCGCACCGAAACCAGCCGACGAGGCGGCCCGGCTCGATACGCTTCATTCGCTCTCGATCCTCGACACGCCGCCCGAAGAGCGCTTCGATCGCCTGACGCGTCTCGCACGCAGGCTGTTCGACGTGCCGATCGCCCTCGTCAGCCTCGTCGACGACGATCGCCAGTGGTTCAAGAGCCATGCCGGGCTCGACGTCACGCAAACGTCGCGCGACGTGTCGTTCTGCGCCCATGCGCTGCTCGAGGGCAATACGATGGTGATTCAGGATGCGTTGAACGACAACCGCTTCCACGACAATCCGCTCGTCACCGGCACGCCCGGCATCCGGTTCTACGCCGGTCGACCGCTCACGGCGCCGAACGGCGCACCCATCGGCACGCTGTGCCTGATCGACACGCGGCCGCGCTCGCTCGAACCCGACGAACTCGCGCTGCTCGGCGATCTCGCCCACATGACCGAGCGCGAGATCGCCGCGCTGCATTTCGCGACCACCGACGAACTCACGCAACTGACCAACCGGCGCGGCTTCGAGATTCTCGCCCGCCACGTGCTGAGCCTGTGCGATCGCCTCGACCGTCACGCGGTGCTGCTGTTTTTCGACCTGAACGATTTCAAGTCGATCAACGACCGCTTCGGCCACGCGGAAGGCGACCGCGCGCTCAAGGCATTCGCCGATACGCTGACGGGCGCACTGCGCGACAGCGACGTGATCGCCCGGCTTGGCGGCGACGAATTCGTCGTGCTGCTGAGCGCCACCGATCCGGCCGACGTCGCCGAGCCGGTCGAACGCGTGACACGTGCGCTCGCGCTGCGCAACGCGGCCGACGCACGCGGCTATGACATCCGGTTCAGCGTCGGGCATGTCGACTACGATCCCGCAAACCATCGCGACGTGGCCGACCTGCTCGCCTCGGCCGATCAACGGATGTACGAGGACAAGCAGCGCGGCAAGACGGCAGGCACGTAA
- a CDS encoding VOC family protein: protein MIASLGILVPVEDDRFRAVVDFYRLALALPVLAEGVSAAGNPWHRFVVDGATLTIHTGSGGKFPYPEFRPTGHGIALAIEVAHVSEAVARLESCRVSILNEWDYGDGTIAISVADPAGNVCEIWGSP from the coding sequence ATGATCGCGAGTCTGGGCATCCTGGTGCCGGTCGAAGACGACCGCTTCCGGGCGGTGGTGGATTTCTATCGGTTGGCGCTCGCGCTGCCCGTGCTTGCCGAAGGCGTGTCGGCTGCGGGGAATCCGTGGCATCGCTTTGTCGTGGATGGGGCGACGCTGACCATCCATACGGGTAGCGGTGGCAAGTTTCCGTACCCTGAGTTTCGTCCGACCGGCCATGGCATTGCGCTGGCCATCGAAGTGGCGCATGTCTCGGAAGCCGTCGCGCGACTCGAATCGTGTCGCGTCAGTATCCTGAACGAATGGGACTACGGCGACGGCACGATCGCGATTTCCGTGGCGGATCCGGCGGGAAACGTCTGCGAGATCTGGGGCAGTCCGTGA
- a CDS encoding DUF695 domain-containing protein, which yields MTDAWGTFPARMGDHQAFISFNHGFAEIAEGDPRTSLLSVRVPFAHPTQEGLPTSDEFAGLAQIEDLLDATITAKGGVQVGRITVDGHRDFLFYVPFDEEAATEIVDALADQTTYALQYAHQDDPDKEAYWQTLYPTDDDWLIMRDMRVLDELRKKGDASDISRRVMHWAYFPDPSDAHQFADWAESKGYPVESVAPTEDGKSAVRFSHEGTMALADITRHTIAINHEVRALGGNYDGWETSVEQAG from the coding sequence ATGACTGACGCCTGGGGAACCTTCCCTGCCAGAATGGGCGACCATCAGGCTTTCATCAGCTTCAACCACGGCTTTGCGGAAATCGCCGAAGGCGATCCGCGCACATCGCTGCTCAGCGTGCGCGTCCCCTTTGCGCATCCGACGCAGGAAGGCCTGCCGACCAGCGACGAATTCGCCGGTCTCGCGCAGATCGAGGATCTGCTCGACGCCACGATCACCGCGAAAGGTGGCGTGCAGGTCGGCCGCATCACCGTCGACGGCCATCGCGATTTCCTTTTCTACGTGCCGTTCGACGAAGAGGCAGCGACGGAGATCGTCGACGCGCTGGCCGATCAGACGACTTACGCACTGCAGTACGCGCACCAGGACGATCCGGACAAGGAAGCGTACTGGCAGACGCTCTACCCGACCGACGACGACTGGCTGATCATGCGCGACATGCGCGTGCTGGATGAGTTGCGAAAAAAAGGCGACGCCAGCGACATAAGCCGGCGCGTGATGCACTGGGCGTACTTCCCCGACCCGAGCGACGCGCATCAGTTCGCGGACTGGGCCGAATCGAAAGGCTATCCGGTCGAATCGGTTGCGCCCACCGAGGACGGCAAGTCGGCCGTCCGGTTTTCACATGAAGGCACCATGGCACTCGCCGACATCACGCGCCATACGATCGCGATCAACCACGAAGTGCGTGCACTCGGAGGGAATTACGACGGATGGGAAACCAGCGTCGAACAGGCTGGCTGA
- a CDS encoding phosphatidylserine/phosphatidylglycerophosphate/cardiolipin synthase: protein MSTFAVNGVRIDPLSARVTHVRWAAVNPADRSWAATPSEAPVADVARALASGNDVRAIFSASDATAIGPRLKRVLYRDASEGIELDIDATNESRTLRDLPQI from the coding sequence ATGTCGACGTTTGCGGTGAATGGCGTGCGAATCGATCCGCTCAGCGCGCGCGTGACGCACGTGCGCTGGGCGGCCGTGAATCCGGCTGACCGGTCGTGGGCGGCGACGCCAAGCGAAGCGCCGGTGGCGGACGTGGCGCGTGCACTCGCGTCCGGAAACGATGTCCGCGCAATCTTCTCGGCATCGGACGCCACCGCGATCGGGCCTAGGCTGAAACGCGTGTTGTATCGCGATGCATCGGAAGGTATCGAGCTCGACATCGATGCAACGAACGAGTCGCGCACTTTGCGCGACCTGCCGCAAATCTGA